A genomic region of Cyprinus carpio isolate SPL01 chromosome B13, ASM1834038v1, whole genome shotgun sequence contains the following coding sequences:
- the LOC109111078 gene encoding steroid 17-alpha-hydroxylase/17,20 lyase isoform X1, which yields MSDSLILPWLFCSCLFSAVTLAALYLRRKMNGFVPGDRSPPSLPSLPIIGSLLSLITDSPPHIYFQQLQKKYGDLYSLMMGSHKVLIVNNHHHAKEILIKKGKIFAGRPRTVTTDMLTRDGKDIAFGDYSSTWKFHRKMVHGALCMFGEGSVSIEKIICREASSMCDMLTESQNSAVDLAPELTRAVTNVVCALCFNSSYKRGDAEFESMLQYSQGIVDTVAKDSLVDIFPWLQIFPNKDLKILRKCVSIRDKLLQKKYEEHKVDYSDNVQRDLLDALLRAKRSSENNNTSTHDVGLTEDHVLMTVGDIFGAGVETTTTVLKWSIAYLVHNPQVQRKIQEELDNKIGKDRHPQLSDRGNLPYLEATIREVLRIRPVAPLFIPHVALQDSSVGEYTVQKGTRVIINLWSLHHDEKEWKNPELFDPGRFLNEEGNGLCCPSASYLPFGAGVRVCLGEALAKMELFLFLSWILQRFTLEMPTGQPLPDLQGKFGVVLQPKKFKVVAKLRADWEKFPLMQHC from the exons ATGTCTGACTCACTCATCCTGCCATGGCTTTTCTGTTCATGCCTGTTCTCTGCAGTAACTCTAGCAGCACTGTATCTCAGAAGGAAGATGAATGGATTTGTGCCTGGCGACAGATCTCCTCCAAGCCTCCCATCACTCCCCATCATCGGGAGTCTCCTCAGCCTCATTACTGACAGTCCTCCACACATCTACTTTCAGCAGCTGCAGAAGAAATACGGAGATCTTTATTCCCTCATGATGGGCTCCCACAAAGTCCTGATTGTGAACAACCACCATCATGCGAAAGAGATCCTgatcaaaaaaggaaaaatatttgcaGGGAGGCCACGAACT GTTACAACAGACATGTTAACTCGAGATGGGAAAGATATAGCCTTTGGTGACTACAGTTCCACATGGAAGTTCCATCGGAAAATGGTGCATGGAGCTCTTTGCATGTTTGGTGAAGGTTCAGTTTCTATTGAGAAGATAA TCTGCAGAGAGGCCAGCTCTATGTGTGACATGTTGACTGAATCCCAGAACAGCGCTGTGGATCTGGCACCGGAGCTGACGCGTGCCGTCACAAACGTAGTGTGTGCCTTGTGTTTCAACTCCTCATACAAGCGTGGAGATGCTGAGTTTGAGTCCATGCTCCAGTACAGTCAGGGAATCGTGGATACAGTCGCTAAGGACAGCCTGGTGGATATTTTCCCATGGCTGCA GATATTCCCAAACAAAGACCTCAAAATCCTAAGAAAGTGTGTTTCAATCAGAGACAAACTGCTTCAAAAGAAATACGAGGAACACAAG GTGGATTACAGCGATAACGTCCAGCGGGATCTCTTGGATGCTCTTCTGAGGGCCAAGCGCAGCTCAGAGAATAACAACACCAGCACTCATGATGTTGGGTTAACTGAAGACCACGTGCTCATGACTGTGGGGGACATCTTCGGGGCAGGGGTGGAAACCACTACTACTGTACTCAAATGGTCAATAGCTTACCTCGTCCATAATCCACAG GTGCAGAGAAAGATTCAGGAGGAGCTGGACAATAAGATTGGGAAAGACAGACACCCTCAGCTCAGTGACAGAGGGAATTTGCCTTATCTTGAGGCCACTATAAGAGAAGTTCTGAGGATCCGACCTGTCGCACCACTTTTCATCCCTCATGTGGCGCTCCAAGACTCCag TGTGGGAGAATACACTGTGCAGAAAGGAACCCGAGTCATTATTAACCTGTGGTCTTTACATCATGATGAGAAGGAATGGAAGAATCCTGAGCTGTTTGACCCAG GGCGATTTCTGAACGAGGAGGGTAATGGTTTGTGCTGCCCTTCGGCCAGCTATCTGCCCTTCGGCGCAGGGGTTCGAGTTTGTCTTGGCGAGGCCTTGGCGAAGATGGAActattcctcttcctgtcatggATTCTGCAAAGGTTCACGCTAGAGATGCCCACTGGCCAGCCTCTGCCTGACCTCCAGGGCAAGTTTGGTGTGGTTCTTCAACCCAAGAAATTCAAAGTCGTTGCTAAACTAAGAGCAGATTGGGAAAAATTCCCACTAATGCAACACTGCTGA
- the LOC109111083 gene encoding WW domain binding protein 1-like isoform X2: MPFLLGFRQTRLHCVGVNNQSYFCDSGHCCGESQCCSYYYEVWWFWLVLTLIIIVGCCCLCHHRRAKHRLQQQQRQHEINLIAYREAHNYTSLPFYFRFLPGYLLPAYEEVENRPPTPPPPYSASQPGQSTSIDPLCSEQPEELCPPLQSSPSVPSASENCSPGPCVEQPHTPTAHRPVRNDHKPQYLSREEDGQPQQVACATSHSPVKQGSSGEDLTEPVEDCSLDSKDKTPGRHRRFTGDSGIEVCVCNQGPGDGEEEEEMKELVGHMDGGVLEEQDFCDSCNLRGSSPPRGPGDEEQGLAASDVPLEHREHQRPPVCLHLHTINEQDGPHHANNTDPQS, encoded by the exons ATGCCTTTTCTCCTGGGGTTTAGACAG ACCCGGCTGCATTGTGTAGGAGTGAACAACCAGAGCTACTTCTGTGATTCGGGCCACTGCTGTGGGGAATCTCAGTGTTGCAGCTATTACTACGAGGTGTGGT GGTTTTGGTTGGTCCTGACTCTCATCATCATTGTGGGCTGCTGCTGTTTGTGCCACCACCGTCGAGCCAAACACAGACTGCAGCAACAGCAGCGGCAGCATGAGATCAACCTCATCGCTTACAGAGAAGCCCATAATTACACCTCTCTACCCTTCTATTTCA GGTTCCTGCCTGGTTACCTCTTACCGGCATACGAGGAAGTTGAGAACAGACCTCCGACGCCCCCGCCTCCATACAGTGCCTCTCAGCCAGGCCAGTCCACCAGCATTGACCCCCTGTGCTCTGAACAACCAGAAGAGCTCTGCCCTCCACTGCAGTCCAGCCCCAGTGTCCCGTCTGCATCTGAGAACTGTTCCCCGGGACCCTGTGTAGAGCAGCCACATACTCCCACTGCACACCGCCCTGTCAGAAACGACCACAAACCACAGTACCTCAGCCGAGAAGAGGACGGGCAGCCACAGCAGGTGGCGTGTGCTACCTCACACAGCCCTGTCAAACAGGGCAGCTCCGGCGAGGATTTGACTGAACCCGTAGAAGACTGTTCTCTCGACAGCAAAGACAAGACTCCAGGACGCCACCGGCGCTTCACAGGCGACTCTGGGATTGAGGTATGTGTTTGCAACCAGGGGCCCGGGgatggagaggaagaggaggagatgaAAGAGCTTGTAGGGCACATGGATGGAGGGGTGCTCGAGGAGCAGGACTTCTGTGATAGCTGCAACCTCCGTGGCAGCAGCCCTCCTCGTGGTCCGGGGGATGAGGAACAGGGCCTGGCTGCCTCAGACGTGCCTCTAGAGCACAGAGAGCATCAGCGGCCTCCAGTCTGCCTCCATCTGCACACCATCAATGAACAGGACGGTCCGCATCACGCCAACAACACGGACCCCCAGAGTTGA
- the LOC109111078 gene encoding steroid 17-alpha-hydroxylase/17,20 lyase isoform X2 yields MNGFVPGDRSPPSLPSLPIIGSLLSLITDSPPHIYFQQLQKKYGDLYSLMMGSHKVLIVNNHHHAKEILIKKGKIFAGRPRTVTTDMLTRDGKDIAFGDYSSTWKFHRKMVHGALCMFGEGSVSIEKIICREASSMCDMLTESQNSAVDLAPELTRAVTNVVCALCFNSSYKRGDAEFESMLQYSQGIVDTVAKDSLVDIFPWLQIFPNKDLKILRKCVSIRDKLLQKKYEEHKVDYSDNVQRDLLDALLRAKRSSENNNTSTHDVGLTEDHVLMTVGDIFGAGVETTTTVLKWSIAYLVHNPQVQRKIQEELDNKIGKDRHPQLSDRGNLPYLEATIREVLRIRPVAPLFIPHVALQDSSVGEYTVQKGTRVIINLWSLHHDEKEWKNPELFDPGRFLNEEGNGLCCPSASYLPFGAGVRVCLGEALAKMELFLFLSWILQRFTLEMPTGQPLPDLQGKFGVVLQPKKFKVVAKLRADWEKFPLMQHC; encoded by the exons ATGAATGGATTTGTGCCTGGCGACAGATCTCCTCCAAGCCTCCCATCACTCCCCATCATCGGGAGTCTCCTCAGCCTCATTACTGACAGTCCTCCACACATCTACTTTCAGCAGCTGCAGAAGAAATACGGAGATCTTTATTCCCTCATGATGGGCTCCCACAAAGTCCTGATTGTGAACAACCACCATCATGCGAAAGAGATCCTgatcaaaaaaggaaaaatatttgcaGGGAGGCCACGAACT GTTACAACAGACATGTTAACTCGAGATGGGAAAGATATAGCCTTTGGTGACTACAGTTCCACATGGAAGTTCCATCGGAAAATGGTGCATGGAGCTCTTTGCATGTTTGGTGAAGGTTCAGTTTCTATTGAGAAGATAA TCTGCAGAGAGGCCAGCTCTATGTGTGACATGTTGACTGAATCCCAGAACAGCGCTGTGGATCTGGCACCGGAGCTGACGCGTGCCGTCACAAACGTAGTGTGTGCCTTGTGTTTCAACTCCTCATACAAGCGTGGAGATGCTGAGTTTGAGTCCATGCTCCAGTACAGTCAGGGAATCGTGGATACAGTCGCTAAGGACAGCCTGGTGGATATTTTCCCATGGCTGCA GATATTCCCAAACAAAGACCTCAAAATCCTAAGAAAGTGTGTTTCAATCAGAGACAAACTGCTTCAAAAGAAATACGAGGAACACAAG GTGGATTACAGCGATAACGTCCAGCGGGATCTCTTGGATGCTCTTCTGAGGGCCAAGCGCAGCTCAGAGAATAACAACACCAGCACTCATGATGTTGGGTTAACTGAAGACCACGTGCTCATGACTGTGGGGGACATCTTCGGGGCAGGGGTGGAAACCACTACTACTGTACTCAAATGGTCAATAGCTTACCTCGTCCATAATCCACAG GTGCAGAGAAAGATTCAGGAGGAGCTGGACAATAAGATTGGGAAAGACAGACACCCTCAGCTCAGTGACAGAGGGAATTTGCCTTATCTTGAGGCCACTATAAGAGAAGTTCTGAGGATCCGACCTGTCGCACCACTTTTCATCCCTCATGTGGCGCTCCAAGACTCCag TGTGGGAGAATACACTGTGCAGAAAGGAACCCGAGTCATTATTAACCTGTGGTCTTTACATCATGATGAGAAGGAATGGAAGAATCCTGAGCTGTTTGACCCAG GGCGATTTCTGAACGAGGAGGGTAATGGTTTGTGCTGCCCTTCGGCCAGCTATCTGCCCTTCGGCGCAGGGGTTCGAGTTTGTCTTGGCGAGGCCTTGGCGAAGATGGAActattcctcttcctgtcatggATTCTGCAAAGGTTCACGCTAGAGATGCCCACTGGCCAGCCTCTGCCTGACCTCCAGGGCAAGTTTGGTGTGGTTCTTCAACCCAAGAAATTCAAAGTCGTTGCTAAACTAAGAGCAGATTGGGAAAAATTCCCACTAATGCAACACTGCTGA
- the LOC109111264 gene encoding BLOC-1-related complex subunit 7-like, with the protein MASSETQPRFGQSVKSLLSDKVTSCSGDVIALTRQVLKGSRSQELLSQAARNMVIQEDAILHSEDSLRKMSIITTHLQYQQEAIQKNVEHSKNLQDQLKHLMK; encoded by the exons ATGGCTTCCTCCGAGACGCAGCCTCGCTTCGGTCAATCTGTTAAAAGTTTATTGTCTGATAAAGTAACTTCTTGCAGTGGAGATGTGATCGCTCTTACCCGTCAAGTGTTGAAAGGATCCAGGAGTCAAGAA CTTCTCAGTCAGGCAGCGAGAAATATGGTAATTCAAGAAGATGCAATTCTGCATTCTGAAGAT AGTCTACGGAAGATGTCTATTATAACAACCCACTTGCAATATCA GCAAGAGGCCATTCAAAAGAA TGTAGAACACTCCAAAAACCTGCAGGACCAGCTCAAACACTTGATGAAATAA